One Egicoccus halophilus genomic region harbors:
- a CDS encoding S-layer homology domain-containing protein, whose protein sequence is MTTATRLLGAVLAGAMTLTVLGATPPSAASAQTEPAPDAAPDGVPAAPDGAPPAPDGDSPAPGELELAPPVLAPPDEEAAEQAPDAATTQDATTAHGSLCLGFSGIDRDNPVAQVLRGEVVLTSRPAVQVVRNGRVDWDLDPYDDATWRLWFSSLRWTGALIRADDPAAVDRAVEIAHDWVRTHDVARLRGQDAEAVRHRANVLLCLRERVGGRDWLDRSLADHADFLLANYSGDWNHGLDDNLALYGVGCTLGRTDLRRAALQRNDNLARVALHPGGGSNEQAVGYDLYVNRRFRLLLDMAQRCGDPVDATTRRLVDAMPAFLAHATKPNGYLPNIGDGYAYDRPDDLVGTPMEYARTAGERGTPPGARAAIFEVGYAFGRSGWGQGTRSFADESWWSARFGPARDVHGHEDRTSILWHARNADLLVDSGHVGYETSAYRQFLRSPQAHNVLTVEGEPWRSSPTRLTRSELRAGADFFEFDDRSYPGAPRQRSVLVASDPEVVVVFDRASTRTDRTFVQRWHLAPDMTATPVGRSYADARTADGRTRLVVQQVPLPGQQLPPGSTQVVRGRTEPLQGWRSFRVRERTPAPTVELRRVGTSTQQLTVLAAGDPSADVSTDLRRLDDGWLLLRVRVGAESLDVRISPGGYLGRASAPRHRGTFVDDDDNVHEDAIERLVARGITAGCSTIGPRYCPDANVTRGQLASFLARALQLPPATGDHFTDDTGSAHEAAINQAYEAGIVRGVGGDRFRPDVPVSRAAAATMLVNGFDLPPASRDHFRDDDGTTHEDAINRLAEAGVTSGCTRDGGNYCPSRSLTRGQVATLLVAALELR, encoded by the coding sequence ATGACGACGGCGACACGGCTGCTCGGCGCGGTGCTGGCCGGCGCGATGACGCTGACCGTGCTGGGGGCGACGCCCCCGTCGGCGGCGTCGGCCCAGACCGAACCGGCCCCGGACGCCGCCCCCGACGGTGTGCCTGCTGCGCCGGACGGGGCGCCGCCAGCGCCCGACGGGGATTCTCCGGCGCCGGGGGAGCTCGAGCTCGCGCCGCCCGTCCTCGCGCCACCGGACGAGGAGGCAGCGGAGCAAGCGCCCGATGCCGCGACCACCCAGGACGCCACGACCGCGCACGGGTCGCTGTGCCTGGGCTTCTCGGGCATCGACCGCGACAACCCCGTCGCGCAGGTGCTGCGCGGCGAGGTGGTGCTCACCAGCCGGCCGGCGGTGCAGGTGGTGCGCAACGGTCGGGTCGACTGGGACCTGGACCCCTACGACGACGCGACGTGGCGGCTGTGGTTCTCGTCGCTGCGCTGGACCGGCGCGCTGATCCGCGCCGACGACCCGGCGGCGGTGGACCGCGCGGTCGAGATCGCCCACGACTGGGTCCGGACCCACGACGTCGCCCGCCTGCGTGGCCAGGACGCCGAGGCGGTGCGCCACCGGGCGAACGTGCTGCTGTGTCTGCGCGAGCGCGTCGGCGGACGCGACTGGCTCGACCGGTCGCTGGCCGACCACGCCGACTTCCTGCTCGCCAACTACAGCGGGGACTGGAACCACGGCCTCGATGACAACCTCGCGCTGTACGGCGTCGGTTGCACCCTCGGGCGGACCGACCTGCGCCGCGCCGCCCTGCAGCGCAACGACAACCTGGCGCGGGTCGCGCTGCACCCGGGCGGCGGGAGCAACGAGCAGGCCGTCGGCTACGACCTCTACGTCAACCGGCGCTTCCGGCTCCTGCTGGACATGGCGCAGCGGTGTGGCGACCCGGTCGACGCGACCACCCGTCGGCTCGTCGACGCCATGCCCGCCTTCCTCGCCCATGCGACCAAGCCGAACGGCTACCTGCCCAACATCGGCGACGGCTACGCCTACGACCGTCCCGACGACCTCGTCGGCACGCCGATGGAGTACGCGCGCACGGCCGGGGAACGGGGCACGCCCCCCGGCGCGCGCGCCGCGATCTTCGAGGTCGGCTACGCGTTCGGGCGCAGTGGCTGGGGGCAGGGCACCCGGAGCTTCGCCGACGAGAGCTGGTGGTCGGCCCGGTTCGGCCCCGCGCGCGACGTCCACGGTCACGAGGACCGCACGTCGATCCTGTGGCACGCCCGCAACGCCGACCTGCTGGTCGACTCGGGCCACGTCGGCTACGAGACCTCGGCCTACCGGCAGTTCCTGCGCAGCCCGCAGGCCCACAACGTCCTGACGGTGGAGGGCGAGCCGTGGCGCAGCAGCCCCACCCGCCTCACCCGCTCCGAGCTGCGTGCCGGCGCGGACTTCTTCGAGTTCGACGACCGCTCGTACCCCGGCGCCCCTCGTCAGCGCAGCGTGCTGGTGGCGTCCGACCCCGAGGTGGTGGTCGTCTTCGACCGTGCCAGCACCCGCACCGACCGCACCTTCGTGCAGCGGTGGCACCTGGCACCGGACATGACCGCCACGCCGGTCGGCCGCTCGTACGCGGACGCACGCACCGCCGACGGCCGGACCCGGCTCGTCGTGCAGCAGGTGCCGCTGCCCGGCCAGCAGTTGCCGCCCGGCTCGACCCAGGTCGTCCGCGGCCGCACGGAGCCGCTGCAGGGCTGGCGGTCGTTCCGCGTGCGTGAGCGCACCCCCGCGCCCACCGTGGAGCTGCGGCGCGTCGGCACCTCGACCCAGCAGCTGACCGTGCTCGCCGCCGGAGACCCGTCGGCGGACGTCTCCACCGACCTGCGTCGTCTCGACGACGGCTGGCTGCTGCTGCGGGTGCGCGTCGGCGCCGAGTCGCTCGACGTGCGCATCAGCCCGGGTGGCTACCTCGGACGCGCGTCGGCACCACGCCACCGGGGCACGTTCGTCGACGACGACGACAACGTGCACGAGGACGCGATCGAGCGACTCGTCGCCCGTGGGATCACCGCCGGGTGCTCCACGATCGGGCCGCGCTACTGCCCCGACGCGAACGTGACGCGCGGGCAGCTGGCCTCCTTCCTCGCGCGGGCGTTGCAGCTGCCGCCGGCGACGGGCGACCACTTCACCGACGACACGGGCAGTGCCCACGAGGCGGCCATCAACCAGGCCTACGAGGCCGGCATCGTCCGCGGTGTCGGCGGTGACCGGTTCCGCCCCGACGTCCCGGTGAGCCGGGCCGCGGCGGCGACGATGCTGGTCAACGGCTTCGACCTGCCGCCGGCGAGTCGTGACCACTTCCGCGACGACGACGGCACCACGCACGAGGACGCGATCAACCGGCTCGCCGAGGCAGGCGTCACCAGCGGGTGCACGCGTGACGGTGGGAACTACTGCCCGAGCCGGAGCCTGACGCGTGGGCAGGTGGCGACGCTGCTGGTCGCCGCCCTCGAGCTGCGGTGA
- a CDS encoding FkbM family methyltransferase, whose product MNVAVRIARGLLRRARRRWGAGPGRGGPATAATGRTTAPSAAAAVSGPPEAAQRPAPAPMLTQRRFTTRLPVPAGTAPLPPLVIEAPPRAFVARRLQEVGLAGYEPDTLAVWCAALQHRPAGLVYDIGANIGVFALTAGLLVRAGLAPAHELIAVEPTPELVEVGRRLVRRNRLEIEILQLAFGREDAAATFHLSDQSDASSSLNERFRPSTRKIDVRIRRLDDDVAARSATPTLLKIDTETTEPDVLEGAARTLADHRPWLVCEVLPGRGAEERLQPQLDELGYRTYRLDGNGPDAEAPVTGDTGYEYLNWLFAPEAPADDFWATADAWRRAWG is encoded by the coding sequence ATGAACGTCGCGGTCCGGATCGCCCGTGGTCTGCTGCGACGTGCCCGCCGCCGGTGGGGCGCCGGCCCCGGGCGTGGCGGCCCGGCCACCGCGGCCACGGGCCGCACGACGGCGCCGAGCGCGGCCGCCGCGGTGAGCGGCCCGCCGGAGGCAGCCCAACGGCCGGCACCGGCCCCGATGCTGACCCAGCGGCGGTTCACGACCCGGCTCCCGGTCCCCGCCGGCACGGCTCCGCTGCCGCCGCTGGTGATCGAGGCCCCACCGCGGGCGTTCGTCGCCCGGCGGCTGCAGGAGGTCGGACTGGCCGGCTACGAACCCGACACCCTGGCCGTGTGGTGTGCCGCGCTGCAACACCGGCCGGCGGGGCTGGTGTACGACATCGGGGCCAACATCGGCGTGTTCGCGTTGACCGCCGGACTGCTCGTGCGTGCCGGCCTCGCGCCCGCGCACGAACTGATCGCGGTCGAACCGACGCCGGAGCTGGTGGAGGTCGGCCGCCGGCTGGTACGGCGCAACCGGTTGGAGATCGAGATCCTGCAGCTCGCCTTCGGGCGGGAGGACGCGGCCGCGACCTTCCACCTCTCGGACCAGTCGGACGCGTCGTCGTCGCTCAACGAGCGGTTCCGCCCCTCGACCCGCAAGATCGACGTGCGCATCCGACGGCTCGACGACGACGTCGCCGCCCGCAGCGCCACCCCGACGCTGTTGAAGATCGACACCGAGACGACCGAACCGGACGTGCTCGAGGGGGCGGCGAGGACGCTGGCCGACCATCGTCCGTGGCTCGTCTGCGAGGTGCTGCCGGGACGCGGGGCCGAGGAGCGCCTGCAGCCGCAGCTCGACGAGCTCGGCTACCGCACCTACCGCCTCGACGGCAACGGCCCCGACGCCGAGGCACCGGTGACCGGCGACACCGGCTACGAGTACCTCAACTGGCTGTTCGCCCCCGAGGCGCCCGCCGACGACTTCTGGGCGACGGCCGACGCCTGGCGTCGGGCCTGGGGCTGA
- a CDS encoding glycosyltransferase — protein MTRRLRALLYGDVDMNVIDGSAVWAQSTALALADAGVEVTLVLKAAVTTDRLLQPLADHDRVVLHAPHDQGSVPGLGQRQLTPAQFAALAASLDAQERFDLVVLRGFGLVREVVADGRLHGRLWTYLTDIPQTVVELTDEAVAPLTEIADASRIVLCQTEELRSFLEHGVPATCGKTALFPPIVPEALVAAPEEPPTPEDLQLVYIGKFARRWNTLEMTRLPARLAEHGVTAQLHAVGDKIHRGDEVLPDFPQRMREGLEQAPGVVWHGGRPRAEAMAQAALAHVGLSWRDAELDASLELSTKVLEYGSLGLPVVLNRTPAHEALLGADYPLFAASEDDVVDALVEVTRDGERWKLAAERCRTAAAAYTLRRASEDLRAELDRVFPDAPELTRDGGRPLRVVVASHDLKFFTRILDDLRALPQVEVRLDTWASLNDHDEATSRELVAWADVVILEWCGRNAAWYSRHKRDGQRLILRLHRFELYTGYPAEVQHDAVDQVIAVSPHYAKLTRELTDFAPERVVTIPNWVDVHAFDRPKDPAARFHLGMIGVSPVTRKRLDLGIDVVERLRAVDPRFTLFVKSKLSWDYWWIWKNHDEQRELQASLDRLQSSSSLRDGVVFDGFGPDVAAWLRKIGFVLSTSDDESFHLSPAEGMASGAVPLVRDWPGADTIYADQWIQTDVEAMVERILDLVHGGDWDEAAHVARRQVADAFDLPAVVEQWRRILVEDLPTDAPGTRLMP, from the coding sequence GTGACCCGCCGGCTGCGCGCACTGCTCTACGGCGACGTCGACATGAACGTGATCGACGGCTCCGCCGTGTGGGCCCAGTCCACCGCCCTGGCGCTCGCCGACGCCGGCGTGGAGGTGACCCTGGTCCTCAAGGCGGCCGTGACCACCGACCGGTTGCTGCAACCGTTGGCCGACCACGACCGCGTCGTGCTGCATGCGCCCCACGACCAGGGCAGTGTCCCCGGGCTCGGGCAACGGCAGCTGACCCCGGCCCAGTTCGCCGCGCTCGCCGCCTCCCTGGACGCGCAGGAGCGCTTCGACCTGGTCGTGCTGCGGGGGTTCGGGCTCGTGCGCGAGGTCGTGGCCGACGGGCGTCTGCACGGCCGGCTGTGGACGTATCTGACCGACATCCCGCAGACGGTGGTGGAGCTCACCGACGAGGCCGTGGCCCCGCTCACGGAGATCGCCGACGCCTCACGGATCGTGTTGTGCCAAACCGAGGAGCTGCGCAGCTTCCTCGAGCACGGCGTACCGGCGACCTGCGGCAAGACCGCGTTGTTCCCGCCGATCGTGCCCGAGGCGTTGGTCGCCGCGCCCGAGGAGCCCCCGACGCCCGAGGACCTGCAGCTGGTCTACATCGGCAAGTTCGCCCGCCGGTGGAACACCCTCGAGATGACCCGCCTGCCGGCCCGCCTGGCCGAGCACGGTGTCACCGCGCAGTTGCACGCCGTCGGGGACAAGATCCACCGCGGCGACGAGGTGCTGCCCGACTTCCCGCAGCGCATGCGCGAGGGGCTCGAGCAGGCCCCGGGCGTGGTCTGGCACGGCGGCCGGCCACGCGCGGAGGCGATGGCGCAGGCGGCACTCGCCCACGTGGGCCTGTCGTGGCGCGACGCGGAGCTCGACGCCAGCCTCGAGCTGTCGACCAAGGTGCTCGAGTACGGCTCGCTCGGCCTGCCGGTGGTGCTCAATCGCACGCCGGCCCACGAGGCCCTGCTCGGCGCCGACTACCCGCTGTTCGCCGCCAGCGAGGACGACGTGGTCGACGCGCTGGTCGAGGTGACCCGCGACGGCGAGCGGTGGAAGCTGGCCGCGGAACGCTGCCGGACGGCCGCGGCGGCCTACACCCTGCGGCGTGCCAGCGAGGACCTGCGCGCCGAGCTCGACCGGGTCTTCCCCGACGCGCCCGAGCTCACCCGCGACGGCGGGCGACCGTTGCGGGTCGTGGTGGCCAGCCACGACCTGAAGTTCTTCACCCGCATCCTCGACGACCTCCGCGCCCTGCCCCAGGTCGAGGTGCGCCTCGACACCTGGGCGTCGCTCAACGACCACGACGAGGCGACCTCCCGCGAGCTGGTGGCCTGGGCGGACGTCGTGATCCTGGAGTGGTGCGGCCGCAACGCGGCCTGGTACTCGCGCCACAAGCGCGACGGGCAGCGCCTGATCCTGCGCCTGCACCGCTTCGAGCTCTACACCGGCTACCCCGCCGAGGTCCAGCACGACGCCGTCGACCAGGTCATCGCCGTCAGCCCGCACTACGCGAAGCTGACCCGCGAGCTGACCGACTTCGCCCCCGAACGCGTGGTGACGATCCCGAACTGGGTCGACGTCCACGCCTTCGACCGGCCCAAGGACCCGGCGGCCCGCTTCCACCTCGGGATGATCGGGGTGTCGCCGGTCACCCGCAAGCGTCTCGACCTCGGCATCGACGTCGTCGAGCGGCTGCGGGCCGTCGACCCCCGGTTCACCCTCTTCGTGAAGTCGAAGCTGTCGTGGGACTACTGGTGGATCTGGAAGAACCACGACGAACAGCGGGAACTGCAGGCCAGCCTGGACCGGTTGCAGTCCTCGTCGTCGTTGCGCGACGGCGTCGTCTTCGACGGGTTCGGCCCCGACGTGGCGGCGTGGCTGCGCAAGATCGGCTTCGTGCTCTCGACCAGCGACGACGAGTCGTTCCACCTCTCCCCCGCCGAGGGCATGGCCTCGGGCGCCGTGCCGCTGGTGCGCGACTGGCCGGGGGCCGACACCATCTACGCCGACCAGTGGATCCAGACCGACGTCGAGGCGATGGTCGAGCGCATCCTCGACCTCGTCCACGGCGGTGACTGGGACGAGGCAGCGCACGTCGCCCGGCGGCAGGTCGCCGACGCCTTCGACCTCCCGGCGGTGGTCGAGCAGTGGCGGCGGATCCTCGTCGAGGACCTGCCCACCGACGCTCCAGGGACACGGTTGATGCCATGA
- a CDS encoding ABC transporter permease — translation MAQRTSPPRGLIPLGGKPRARDYLRALWARRQFAVNLATGQLRGEHMDTVLGSLWKLINPILLIGIYYFIFGVLLDAGTANVDPAEDVRPPNYIAFLTVGVMIYGYMQRTISGGASSIVNNVGLLRSLQFPRAILPLSVAIKEAIGFWPSLLVILATMVLTGEGLYLGMLVFPVVFVLMTLFDIGGAMVTARLTDTVRDMRNLLPFVFRLGFYLSGVLYDITRFTDNAPDWRWLEPVFLLNPFYVFISLSREYLMHSHGHFDLTWLWVSALAWTSVALVGGFFFFTSAEKRYGRG, via the coding sequence GTGGCCCAACGCACCTCGCCGCCGCGCGGCCTGATCCCGCTCGGCGGCAAGCCCCGTGCGCGTGACTACCTGCGTGCCCTGTGGGCGCGACGACAGTTCGCGGTCAACCTCGCGACCGGGCAGCTGCGCGGCGAGCACATGGACACCGTGCTCGGCAGCCTGTGGAAGCTGATCAACCCGATCCTGCTGATCGGCATCTACTACTTCATCTTCGGGGTGCTGCTCGACGCCGGCACGGCGAACGTCGACCCGGCCGAGGACGTCCGTCCGCCGAACTACATCGCGTTCCTGACCGTGGGCGTGATGATCTACGGCTACATGCAGCGCACGATCAGCGGGGGCGCGAGCTCCATCGTCAACAACGTCGGCCTGCTGCGCTCCCTGCAGTTCCCGCGCGCGATCCTGCCGCTGTCGGTGGCGATCAAGGAGGCGATCGGGTTCTGGCCCTCGCTGCTGGTCATCCTCGCCACGATGGTGCTGACCGGCGAGGGGCTGTACCTCGGGATGCTGGTGTTCCCCGTCGTGTTCGTGCTGATGACGCTGTTCGACATCGGCGGCGCCATGGTGACCGCGCGGTTGACCGACACCGTCCGCGACATGCGCAACCTGCTGCCGTTCGTGTTCCGGCTCGGCTTCTACCTCTCCGGTGTGCTCTACGACATCACGCGCTTCACCGACAACGCCCCGGACTGGCGCTGGTTGGAGCCGGTGTTCCTGCTCAACCCGTTCTACGTGTTCATCTCGTTGTCGCGGGAGTACCTGATGCACTCGCACGGGCACTTCGACCTGACCTGGCTGTGGGTCTCGGCGCTCGCGTGGACGAGCGTGGCGCTGGTCGGCGGCTTCTTCTTCTTCACGTCGGCCGAGAAGCGGTACGGCCGTGGCTGA
- a CDS encoding ABC transporter ATP-binding protein: MAESTAPAAQDRRPDAPLADDDVNVWLDDVHVTYRIYEDRALRLLDLARGKRRRFREIQAVRGIDLVARRGETIGIVGRNGSGKSTLLQALSGLLPVDAGEVYARSQPTLLGVGTALQPNLSGRRNVELGCLALGMNGREVDDAIPRVLAFAGVQDFGDLPLRAYSSGMRARLLFAIATTVIPDILVIDEALAVGDEEFRDKSRNRIKELREGAGTVFLVSHALDTILDTCTRVLWLHDGQLRADGDPGQVVDQYKADVEDRRRRAAGG; this comes from the coding sequence GTGGCTGAGTCGACCGCGCCCGCCGCGCAGGACCGGCGGCCCGACGCGCCGCTCGCGGACGACGACGTCAACGTCTGGCTCGACGACGTCCACGTCACCTACCGCATCTACGAGGACCGCGCCCTGCGGCTGCTGGACCTCGCCCGCGGCAAGCGACGCCGCTTCCGCGAGATCCAGGCGGTCCGCGGTATCGACCTGGTCGCCCGCCGCGGCGAGACGATCGGGATCGTCGGGCGCAACGGCTCGGGCAAGTCCACCCTGCTGCAGGCGCTGTCGGGCCTGCTGCCGGTCGACGCGGGTGAGGTCTACGCCCGCAGCCAGCCGACCCTGCTCGGCGTCGGCACCGCCCTGCAGCCCAACCTGTCGGGACGCCGCAACGTCGAGCTCGGCTGTCTCGCGCTCGGGATGAACGGCCGGGAGGTCGACGACGCGATCCCACGGGTGCTCGCGTTCGCCGGCGTGCAGGACTTCGGTGACCTGCCCCTGCGGGCCTACTCGTCGGGCATGCGGGCCCGGCTGCTGTTCGCCATCGCCACCACCGTCATCCCCGACATCCTGGTCATCGACGAGGCGCTCGCCGTCGGGGACGAGGAGTTCCGCGACAAGTCGCGCAACCGGATCAAGGAACTGCGCGAGGGGGCGGGCACGGTGTTCCTGGTCAGCCACGCGCTCGACACCATCCTGGACACCTGCACCCGGGTGTTGTGGCTCCACGACGGGCAGCTGCGCGCCGACGGCGATCCCGGACAGGTCGTCGACCAGTACAAGGCCGACGTCGAGGATCGCCGCCGCCGGGCCGCCGGCGGGTGA